A genome region from Waddliaceae bacterium includes the following:
- a CDS encoding SUMF1/EgtB/PvdO family nonheme iron enzyme produces MKKRIIGDYNIIKQIGQGALGTVCLAEHRFMKKQYALKVLPEELAADRAFIKRFEKEIKTLSTLDHPHIVKVHNVSSAKGTYFLVTDCVVDDMGETTNLAQYITTHEGPIAEDELVRMLKQVVGALDHIHTRTQGEGAMAHRGLKLNNVLVGKGKKGVDLFLSDCGLSNVIGSGAVLSRAYKALGDTLDVTVVETTKGGEEKYPSKPSDPENVQRLNNSFLQHLAFLAPEQRNTNGAVAAVSSDIYAFGVMTYYLITGEYPEGIFDMPSALRPEYRLPWDDFIKACMQKDPARRPTSLLGAFDDLLNQRHNNEDGFVTYTMKKPQPKTTEKIEEKELVAVGAIKAPAKQEKNKASEPKALLAEMSDLKPAIKEKALETPTYEEDPAATIRVDRSVTHYEPEPVKHIDIEPIMTDMVVIKGGKFFRGSNDGNRDEMPRHEVNIESIAVDIHPVTNEQFIRFLEAMGGEKDVNNNDTIQLRESRINRRAGSLSIESGYGKHPAAGVTWYGAVAYAKWVGKRLPTEAEWEIAARGSNENSPFPVEGDMEKTKANYFSSDTIAVKSYAPSNNGLYDIVGNVYEWCQDWYGYNYYEASEQEPNDPQGPIQGVYRVLRGGCWKSLKEDLRCSHRHRNNPGAANSTCGFRCVSNVE; encoded by the coding sequence ATGAAAAAACGTATCATTGGCGATTACAACATAATCAAACAGATAGGACAGGGGGCTCTAGGGACGGTATGCCTTGCAGAACACCGCTTTATGAAGAAACAGTATGCGCTTAAAGTTCTACCAGAAGAACTCGCCGCCGATAGAGCCTTTATAAAACGTTTTGAGAAAGAAATAAAAACACTCTCGACACTAGACCATCCTCATATCGTAAAAGTCCATAATGTATCATCAGCGAAAGGGACATACTTCCTTGTCACCGACTGTGTCGTCGATGATATGGGCGAGACGACAAACCTCGCACAGTATATCACCACACACGAAGGGCCTATAGCAGAAGATGAGCTCGTCAGGATGCTTAAACAGGTCGTCGGTGCTCTCGATCATATACACACAAGGACGCAAGGCGAAGGCGCTATGGCACACCGCGGACTTAAGCTTAACAACGTCCTTGTTGGCAAAGGAAAGAAGGGCGTCGATCTTTTCCTCTCAGACTGCGGACTTTCTAACGTAATAGGTTCCGGTGCTGTACTATCTAGAGCATATAAAGCCCTTGGCGATACCCTCGACGTCACCGTTGTAGAGACGACGAAAGGCGGCGAAGAAAAATACCCATCGAAACCATCAGACCCAGAAAATGTACAACGCCTAAATAACTCCTTCCTGCAACACCTTGCATTCCTCGCACCAGAACAAAGAAATACGAACGGTGCCGTCGCAGCTGTCAGCTCCGATATCTATGCCTTCGGCGTCATGACATACTACCTGATAACAGGGGAATACCCAGAAGGTATCTTCGACATGCCTTCAGCGCTACGCCCAGAATACCGACTTCCATGGGATGACTTTATAAAAGCATGCATGCAAAAAGATCCCGCTAGGCGTCCTACGTCACTGCTAGGGGCTTTCGACGACCTCCTAAACCAAAGACATAACAATGAAGATGGTTTCGTGACATATACCATGAAGAAACCACAGCCCAAGACAACAGAGAAAATAGAAGAAAAAGAACTCGTTGCCGTTGGCGCAATAAAAGCTCCAGCAAAGCAAGAGAAAAATAAAGCCTCGGAGCCTAAAGCCCTCCTCGCCGAGATGTCGGATTTAAAACCAGCGATAAAAGAAAAAGCCCTAGAAACACCAACATACGAAGAAGATCCAGCAGCAACGATTCGTGTAGACCGTAGCGTTACACACTACGAGCCCGAGCCAGTGAAACATATCGATATAGAACCTATCATGACTGATATGGTGGTGATAAAAGGTGGGAAATTCTTCCGCGGAAGTAACGACGGAAATAGAGACGAGATGCCACGACACGAAGTGAATATCGAAAGCATAGCAGTAGACATCCACCCCGTAACAAACGAACAATTTATCCGCTTCCTGGAAGCTATGGGAGGGGAGAAAGACGTTAATAACAACGACACCATACAACTCCGCGAGTCTAGGATAAATCGTCGCGCAGGAAGCCTCTCAATAGAATCAGGATACGGAAAACACCCAGCAGCAGGAGTTACATGGTACGGCGCCGTGGCATACGCAAAATGGGTGGGAAAACGACTTCCAACAGAAGCAGAATGGGAAATAGCAGCACGCGGAAGTAACGAAAATAGCCCGTTCCCAGTAGAAGGCGATATGGAGAAAACAAAAGCTAACTACTTCAGCTCCGATACCATAGCAGTGAAAAGCTATGCGCCAAGCAATAACGGACTATACGATATCGTCGGAAATGTATACGAATGGTGCCAAGATTGGTACGGATATAACTACTACGAAGCTTCGGAACAAGAACCTAATGATCCTCAAGGTCCTATACAAGGCGTATACCGCGTACTTCGTGGGGGTTGCTGGAAAAGTCTTAAAGAAGACCTTAGATGCTCACACAGACATCGCAATAACCCTGGAGCAGCAAACAGCACCTGCGGGTTCCGATGCGTTTCTAATGTAGAGTAG
- the queC gene encoding 7-cyano-7-deazaguanine synthase QueC: MKTMQKKAIVVHSGGMDSTICLALAMKKYHNDDILSVTFSYGQRHSTEIDAAKKICEDWNIDNKIIPLDFLATLTDNALIGNDTEIQHPKETAPNTLVVGRNGLMARLSAIHVNSLGGNTIFMGVVFPDNSGYRDCSREYMDLMEQILRIDLDDNTFTIQTPLVTMTKKETIALANDLNILEYIVENTITCYEGIKHPGCQKCPACILRNNGLADFIDSDENQ; the protein is encoded by the coding sequence ATGAAAACGATGCAAAAAAAAGCCATAGTAGTACACTCTGGAGGCATGGACTCAACAATATGCCTGGCTCTCGCCATGAAAAAATACCACAACGACGATATCCTAAGCGTAACATTTTCATACGGACAACGACACTCCACAGAAATCGATGCCGCAAAAAAGATATGTGAAGACTGGAATATCGATAACAAAATAATACCTCTAGACTTCCTCGCAACGCTGACAGACAACGCGCTGATCGGCAACGACACAGAAATACAGCACCCCAAAGAAACCGCTCCCAACACCCTCGTAGTAGGGCGTAACGGCCTGATGGCACGCCTTTCAGCAATACATGTCAACAGCCTCGGCGGCAACACAATATTTATGGGAGTCGTCTTTCCAGACAACTCGGGATACCGCGACTGCTCACGAGAATATATGGACCTCATGGAGCAGATCCTCCGCATAGATCTTGATGACAATACCTTCACAATACAGACGCCACTAGTCACTATGACGAAAAAAGAGACAATAGCACTTGCCAACGATCTCAACATCTTGGAATACATCGTTGAAAATACAATAACATGCTACGAAGGCATAAAACACCCAGGTTGCCAAAAATGCCCAGCATGCATACTCCGCAATAACGGTCTCGCTGATTTTATTGATTCCGATGAAAATCAATGA
- a CDS encoding peptide chain release factor-like protein produces the protein MKINEKFDISATKVEALMIKIKELGICLDDIDESFSRGSGKGGQKINKTSSSVHLHHIPTGLNVTCQRERQRNKNRFIALRALVEKIDEHLHPGTTEKSAALAKIRKQKSRRRRKSDKKHNVSEQNKTL, from the coding sequence ATGAAAATCAATGAGAAATTCGACATCTCTGCCACGAAGGTAGAGGCCCTCATGATAAAAATCAAAGAACTTGGGATATGCCTCGACGACATCGACGAAAGCTTCTCTCGCGGCAGTGGTAAGGGCGGGCAAAAGATAAACAAGACTTCTAGTAGCGTACATCTCCATCATATCCCTACAGGCCTAAACGTCACGTGTCAGCGTGAGCGGCAACGTAACAAAAATAGATTTATAGCATTAAGAGCCCTCGTAGAGAAGATAGATGAACATCTCCATCCAGGAACTACAGAAAAATCCGCTGCCCTAGCGAAAATACGTAAACAAAAAAGCCGCCGCCGACGTAAAAGCGACAAGAAACACAACGTTTCAGAGCAAAACAAAACCCTCTGA
- a CDS encoding DNA polymerase III subunit epsilon (3'-5' exonuclease of DNA polymerase III), with the protein MNKAIFYDTETTGVTFGKDSIIELAGYDPDSNVGFSELINPGCHIPESATAIHGITDEMVSEAQGFAQVWERFLLFCGDDAILIAHNNDGFDVHFLRHECEKHDVILPTTWEYLDTLKWARRYRPDLPKHSLQYLREIYEIEANNAHRALDDVVVLYEVFCAMTPGLTPQEAHILMKKPQEINTMPFGKHKGRRLEELPNDYIQWLLNSGSLDKDNNRDLRTSLEKRKLLPEKTLV; encoded by the coding sequence ATGAACAAAGCTATTTTCTACGACACAGAAACAACAGGAGTAACTTTCGGCAAGGACAGCATCATAGAGCTTGCCGGCTACGACCCCGACAGCAACGTTGGCTTTTCCGAGCTTATAAACCCTGGATGTCATATCCCCGAAAGCGCTACTGCGATACACGGCATTACCGATGAAATGGTGTCCGAAGCACAAGGCTTCGCACAAGTCTGGGAACGATTCCTTCTCTTCTGCGGCGACGACGCCATCCTTATCGCCCACAACAACGACGGCTTCGACGTCCACTTTTTGAGACACGAATGCGAGAAACACGACGTCATCCTCCCAACAACCTGGGAATACCTCGATACCCTTAAATGGGCAAGAAGGTACCGTCCTGACCTTCCGAAGCATTCCCTGCAGTATCTCCGTGAGATATACGAAATAGAAGCCAACAACGCCCACAGGGCCCTCGATGATGTAGTCGTGCTATACGAAGTCTTCTGTGCCATGACGCCAGGCCTCACACCACAAGAGGCGCATATCCTCATGAAAAAGCCACAAGAAATAAACACCATGCCCTTCGGGAAACACAAAGGACGACGCCTAGAAGAACTCCCCAATGACTATATACAATGGCTCCTAAACTCGGGATCCCTCGACAAAGATAACAACCGCGACCTGCGCACATCCCTAGAAAAACGTAAGCTCCTCCCCGAAAAAACCCTCGTCTAG
- the hflX gene encoding GTPase HflX: MFADESAPAQRAFLIGIYMKSSEKNVCGDHLDELELLADTLGVGVVDKSHCYLRKYDSSTYITKGKVEELVASAHDLEADLIILDDEVLPGQQRNLEEKFGCPVIDRTELILEVFAKRAHTKEAQLQIELAKTRYQYPRLKNLWEHLDRQRGGGLFLKGDGEKQIEIDRSLLKKKISKLKNDLKEVRQHRETQHVSRERSEIPTFAIIGYTNAGKSTLLNALTDADVFVEDKLFATLDTTTRRYTLPNHQDILLIDTVGFIRKLPHTLVEAFRSTLEEATDADVLINLVDVSDHLADEHIVATRAVLKELGADEKPMITVLNKIDLCHDNERANYMRLRYKNTVVVSALKHEGFDDLMEAISQELRSRRKIVNVRIPQSDYHVVTEIISGGKILSQEYDENDVVIQADIPTNLAGKISKYIVK; this comes from the coding sequence ATGTTTGCCGACGAAAGTGCTCCAGCACAGCGCGCGTTTTTGATAGGAATATATATGAAGTCTTCGGAGAAGAATGTTTGTGGCGATCATCTCGACGAGCTTGAGCTTCTTGCTGACACGCTTGGTGTCGGTGTTGTCGATAAGAGCCATTGTTATCTTCGCAAGTATGATTCTTCGACGTATATCACCAAAGGCAAGGTCGAAGAGCTTGTCGCCAGCGCCCATGATCTCGAAGCCGACCTTATCATCCTCGACGACGAAGTCCTTCCTGGCCAGCAACGCAACCTCGAAGAGAAGTTCGGCTGCCCTGTCATCGACAGGACGGAGCTTATCCTCGAAGTTTTCGCCAAACGCGCCCACACTAAAGAGGCGCAGCTGCAGATAGAGCTTGCAAAGACACGTTATCAGTATCCGCGCCTTAAGAACCTATGGGAGCACCTCGATCGTCAGCGTGGCGGTGGACTTTTCCTTAAAGGCGACGGCGAGAAGCAGATTGAGATCGACAGAAGCCTTCTTAAGAAAAAGATCAGCAAGCTAAAAAATGACCTTAAAGAGGTGCGGCAGCACCGTGAGACGCAACATGTTTCGCGCGAACGCTCCGAGATACCGACTTTCGCCATAATAGGATATACCAACGCCGGAAAGTCTACGCTACTCAATGCCCTCACCGATGCTGACGTCTTCGTCGAAGACAAGCTTTTCGCCACCTTAGACACCACAACACGACGCTATACGCTACCGAACCATCAAGACATCCTTCTCATCGACACCGTAGGGTTTATCAGGAAACTGCCACACACCCTCGTCGAAGCATTCAGAAGCACCCTAGAGGAAGCCACCGACGCCGATGTACTAATAAACCTCGTAGATGTCAGTGACCACCTTGCCGACGAACATATCGTGGCAACTCGCGCCGTCCTTAAAGAACTCGGCGCCGACGAGAAGCCTATGATAACCGTCCTCAACAAAATCGACCTGTGCCACGACAACGAAAGAGCTAACTATATGCGTCTGCGGTACAAAAACACCGTGGTGGTCTCCGCGCTGAAACACGAAGGTTTCGACGACCTCATGGAAGCAATATCACAAGAGCTCCGATCGCGAAGGAAAATCGTCAACGTGCGTATCCCACAAAGCGATTATCATGTCGTCACCGAGATCATCAGCGGAGGAAAAATACTGTCGCAAGAATACGACGAAAATGACGTCGTTATACAAGCTGATATCCCCACAAACCTCGCAGGGAAGATCTCAAAGTATATTGTTAAATAG
- the mtaB gene encoding tRNA (N(6)-L-threonylcarbamoyladenosine(37)-C(2))-methylthiotransferase MtaB produces the protein MRYKTFKITALGCRANQYEAQAMADQLRALGCREAADSEVADVCIVNSCTVTDSADKKSRYLIRRFAKENPGATIVVTGCMAERIPDLAEKVPEVDHVVGNKDKEHLISILFPELEKLPEFTIKSFEGHTRAFVKIQDGCNSFCTYCIIPYVRGRSRSRKVEDIVKEVQRLVDSGYKEVVLTGINIGDYEDGTKTLADLIRAIDGVDGLERLRLSSIDPNDFDDDLYDALMTSRTTCPSLHLVLQSGSNAVLKKMNRKYSRHDYYDVVERFRNGNADFTFTTDIIVGFPGETEKDFQDTIDVVQEVGFVHAHIFPYSDRPGTIASKYEEKISAATIKERKETLSRVANNTAYDIRERYIGKTMQVLIENGSKGHTENFLPAIVNEGKANTMVKVLLVENTQEALIGKI, from the coding sequence ATGAGATATAAGACTTTCAAGATCACAGCATTGGGGTGCAGGGCTAACCAGTACGAAGCGCAGGCAATGGCCGACCAGCTTCGGGCTCTCGGCTGCCGTGAAGCTGCTGATAGCGAGGTTGCCGATGTTTGTATTGTCAACAGCTGTACCGTCACTGACTCTGCTGACAAGAAAAGCAGGTATCTTATCAGGAGGTTTGCTAAAGAAAATCCCGGCGCTACTATCGTCGTCACCGGATGCATGGCAGAACGTATTCCTGACCTCGCCGAAAAGGTCCCTGAAGTCGACCACGTCGTCGGCAACAAAGACAAAGAACACCTTATCTCTATACTGTTCCCCGAGCTTGAAAAGCTTCCGGAGTTTACCATAAAGTCCTTCGAAGGACACACCAGAGCCTTTGTTAAAATACAAGATGGATGCAACTCCTTCTGCACATACTGCATAATACCATACGTCCGTGGAAGGTCGCGGTCGCGGAAGGTCGAAGATATCGTAAAAGAGGTCCAGAGGCTTGTCGACAGCGGATACAAAGAGGTCGTCCTTACAGGGATAAATATTGGCGACTATGAAGATGGCACAAAGACGCTGGCGGACCTCATACGCGCAATCGATGGTGTCGATGGACTTGAAAGGCTACGGCTTTCGTCAATAGACCCCAACGACTTCGACGATGACCTTTACGATGCTCTTATGACGAGCAGAACGACATGCCCTTCGTTGCACCTTGTCCTACAGTCGGGATCGAACGCTGTCCTTAAGAAGATGAATAGGAAGTATAGTCGCCACGACTATTATGATGTCGTCGAAAGGTTCCGCAATGGCAATGCTGACTTTACCTTCACCACCGACATCATCGTAGGGTTTCCCGGAGAGACGGAGAAGGATTTTCAAGATACCATTGACGTCGTACAAGAAGTAGGTTTCGTCCACGCCCATATCTTTCCATACAGCGACAGACCCGGAACGATAGCCTCGAAATACGAAGAAAAAATCTCCGCAGCAACGATAAAAGAGCGTAAAGAGACACTTTCTCGTGTTGCTAACAACACAGCATATGATATACGAGAGAGGTATATAGGAAAAACAATGCAGGTCTTGATAGAAAACGGCTCTAAAGGACATACCGAAAATTTCTTGCCGGCTATAGTCAATGAAGGCAAAGCAAATACAATGGTAAAGGTTCTACTTGTAGAAAATACCCAAGAAGCGTTAATAGGAAAAATATGA
- the ligA gene encoding NAD-dependent DNA ligase LigA, giving the protein MTTKEDYEQLCDEVWKHNKCYYVDHAPRISDYEYDLLLKRVEALEAEHPEWVSVASPSQRVGEALTDGFKSVKHTSPMLSLGNTYSKEELGDFIARVHKLLEKDDVLFSAELKMDGLSVSVRYEKGVLVRGATRGNGYEGDDITANVKTIHSLPLKLVGDDVPDVVEVRGEVYMPHEVFATLNEEREASGEQLWANPRNAAAGSLKLLDPKEVIKRRLAVVMYAVVEESSGKVTTQRDAHQFLKKHGLPVLEVEAACRSIEDIWAFVGRVESLRPELPYDIDGVVIKVDDFKDHKRLGATGKTPRWAVSYKFAPEQATTKIHAITVQVGRTGTLTPVAELEPVFLAGSTIARATLHNEEEVKRKDIRVGDTVVIEKGGDVIPKVVGVVTEKRPSETIPWAMPEQCPCCNSGVVRRQGEVAVRCSNVLCPERQRRCITYFVSKGGMDIDTLGEKVVEQLIDKGLIVKVSDIYTLTEEQLLQLEGFKEKAVKNLLESIEASKDVPFWHFIMALGIPYVGAGTAELLAKKAGTIQKLMGMKKEELLDVGGIGDKVATAVVTYLNDEGSKAEIEELLANGVLPQKVEENLFADHPFTGKTFVITGTLDKYTRDEVKTIIKERGGKVTGSVSKNTDYVVVGESPGSKADKANKLGVDVLDEEAFEKMI; this is encoded by the coding sequence ATGACAACGAAAGAAGATTATGAGCAGTTGTGTGACGAGGTTTGGAAGCATAATAAATGTTATTATGTCGACCATGCTCCTAGGATATCGGACTACGAGTATGATCTGCTGTTGAAGCGTGTCGAGGCTTTGGAAGCCGAGCATCCTGAGTGGGTGTCTGTGGCATCGCCGTCGCAGCGTGTCGGCGAGGCGCTTACTGATGGCTTCAAGAGCGTGAAGCATACATCTCCGATGCTTTCTTTGGGCAACACGTATTCTAAGGAAGAGCTAGGCGATTTCATCGCGAGGGTTCACAAGCTCCTTGAGAAGGACGACGTACTTTTCTCTGCAGAGCTTAAGATGGATGGTCTTTCAGTGTCTGTGCGTTATGAGAAAGGCGTCTTGGTGCGTGGCGCCACGAGGGGTAATGGCTACGAAGGCGATGACATTACTGCCAATGTCAAGACGATACACTCTTTGCCGCTGAAGCTCGTCGGTGATGATGTTCCCGATGTCGTAGAAGTCCGTGGCGAGGTGTATATGCCACACGAGGTTTTTGCTACTCTCAACGAAGAACGCGAAGCTTCTGGTGAGCAGCTTTGGGCAAACCCTCGTAATGCCGCCGCTGGGTCTTTGAAACTTCTGGATCCTAAAGAGGTTATTAAGCGACGCCTCGCTGTCGTTATGTATGCAGTTGTTGAAGAGTCATCAGGAAAGGTTACTACGCAGAGAGACGCACACCAGTTCTTGAAAAAGCATGGGCTTCCTGTCCTTGAAGTAGAGGCTGCTTGTAGAAGTATCGAGGATATATGGGCTTTCGTTGGTCGTGTTGAGTCGTTACGCCCTGAGCTTCCTTATGACATCGATGGTGTTGTCATCAAAGTCGATGATTTCAAAGACCATAAACGCCTAGGCGCCACAGGAAAGACGCCACGGTGGGCGGTGTCGTATAAGTTCGCTCCTGAGCAGGCGACGACGAAGATACATGCTATAACAGTGCAGGTTGGAAGAACGGGGACATTGACACCCGTCGCAGAGCTAGAGCCTGTCTTCCTCGCCGGCAGCACGATAGCACGGGCGACGCTGCACAACGAAGAAGAGGTGAAGCGCAAAGACATTAGGGTCGGCGATACCGTTGTCATCGAAAAAGGCGGCGACGTCATCCCCAAAGTAGTCGGTGTTGTCACTGAAAAAAGACCTTCGGAAACAATTCCATGGGCGATGCCTGAGCAGTGCCCATGCTGCAACAGCGGTGTTGTAAGGCGCCAAGGCGAGGTCGCCGTCAGGTGTTCTAATGTTTTGTGTCCAGAGCGTCAGCGGCGGTGTATAACGTATTTCGTCAGCAAAGGCGGAATGGACATCGACACCCTTGGCGAGAAGGTCGTCGAGCAGCTTATCGATAAAGGCCTCATTGTCAAAGTTTCCGACATCTACACCCTCACTGAAGAGCAGCTATTACAGCTCGAAGGCTTCAAAGAAAAAGCCGTGAAGAACCTCCTCGAAAGCATAGAGGCATCGAAAGATGTTCCTTTCTGGCATTTCATCATGGCATTAGGGATACCATACGTCGGTGCTGGCACAGCAGAGCTTCTTGCCAAGAAAGCCGGGACGATACAGAAGCTTATGGGCATGAAAAAAGAAGAACTCCTTGATGTCGGAGGTATCGGCGACAAGGTCGCCACTGCCGTGGTGACATATCTTAATGATGAAGGCTCTAAAGCAGAGATCGAAGAACTCCTTGCCAATGGTGTGCTTCCGCAGAAGGTCGAAGAAAATCTCTTTGCCGACCATCCTTTCACAGGGAAGACCTTCGTGATAACGGGCACCTTGGACAAATATACCCGCGATGAGGTAAAAACGATAATAAAAGAACGTGGTGGCAAGGTAACGGGATCGGTAAGTAAAAATACCGACTATGTTGTCGTCGGAGAATCGCCGGGGTCTAAGGCCGATAAAGCCAATAAACTTGGTGTCGATGTCCTCGATGAAGAAGCCTTTGAGAAAATGATATAA
- a CDS encoding radical SAM protein, producing the protein MLNITELFVSVQGESTFAGIPTVFVRLSGCDLRCVWCDTEYAFGKGEEISLDKVYDDIMGYGFSHVCITGGEPLLQKEVYPLMSRLCDANKVVSLETSGAHNISDVDERVTIIMDVKCPGSGMSEKMCWENMGLLKGSAEVKFVIASREDYDYAYEVCRKHDLYDKVGAVLFAPVHGNVDTKGLVSWMLTDKIPARINLQLHKYIWPEAKRGV; encoded by the coding sequence ATGTTAAACATTACTGAACTTTTTGTAAGCGTACAGGGCGAATCAACTTTCGCTGGGATTCCTACGGTATTTGTCAGGCTTTCGGGCTGTGACTTGCGCTGTGTGTGGTGCGACACGGAGTATGCCTTCGGCAAGGGAGAAGAGATATCTCTCGATAAGGTATACGACGATATTATGGGGTATGGCTTTTCTCATGTGTGTATCACTGGTGGTGAGCCTCTGTTGCAAAAAGAGGTATATCCTCTTATGTCGCGGTTGTGTGATGCCAACAAAGTCGTTTCTTTAGAAACTAGCGGTGCTCATAATATTTCCGATGTCGACGAGCGCGTTACTATTATTATGGATGTTAAGTGTCCTGGAAGTGGGATGTCTGAAAAGATGTGCTGGGAGAATATGGGGCTTCTCAAGGGCAGTGCTGAAGTGAAGTTCGTTATTGCTAGTAGGGAAGATTACGATTATGCTTATGAGGTATGTCGGAAGCATGATCTATATGACAAAGTTGGTGCTGTTCTTTTCGCTCCTGTCCATGGGAATGTCGACACCAAAGGCTTGGTGTCGTGGATGCTTACCGACAAAATCCCTGCGCGCATCAATTTACAGCTCCACAAATACATCTGGCCTGAAGCTAAGCGTGGTGTGTGA
- a CDS encoding dCTP deaminase, with the protein MSIRPDNWIIKMAKEQGMIEPFEEKLVKNVDGNNVISYGVSSFGYDLRVSNKFSIFTNVYGSVIDPKNFDTQGLVTIEDDICIVPPNSFALAVSVEKFKIPRNVMTICLGKSTYARCGIIVNVTPFEPEWEGHVVLEISNTTPLPAKVYAGEGLAQVLFFESDMECTTSYSDRGGKYQNQTGITLPK; encoded by the coding sequence ATGAGTATACGTCCTGACAACTGGATAATAAAGATGGCAAAAGAACAAGGGATGATAGAACCCTTCGAAGAGAAACTCGTCAAAAACGTCGATGGCAACAACGTCATATCATACGGAGTGTCTTCGTTCGGCTATGACCTAAGAGTCTCTAACAAATTCAGCATCTTCACCAACGTCTACGGCTCCGTCATCGACCCCAAGAACTTCGACACTCAAGGGCTTGTAACCATAGAAGACGACATCTGTATCGTGCCACCAAATAGCTTCGCGCTAGCCGTCAGCGTCGAGAAGTTCAAGATACCACGTAATGTCATGACAATATGCCTAGGGAAATCAACATACGCACGGTGTGGGATAATAGTAAACGTTACTCCCTTCGAACCTGAATGGGAAGGACACGTCGTCCTGGAAATATCAAATACAACGCCACTGCCAGCAAAAGTATATGCCGGAGAAGGGCTAGCACAAGTGCTCTTCTTCGAAAGCGATATGGAATGTACAACATCATACTCCGATAGAGGCGGTAAATACCAGAACCAGACAGGGATAACGCTTCCGAAATAG
- a CDS encoding anaerobic ribonucleoside-triphosphate reductase activating protein, producing MRIGGYQPLTLSDFPGSIAAIVFTQGCSFRCPFCHNGALLPYDGEEAFDTKEVLYRLWKRRQHLDGVVITGGEPTIHEDLTMFIFDIKSIGLKVKLDTNGTRPDVIEKLLSEGLLDYIAMDIKAPLEKYNALAGVDVDIDAIARSIEIIGKSGIDHEFRTTVVPALLSDEDVAAIQKLVPEGSTYKLQDFDPTNALNPELRTTQNEPIGV from the coding sequence ATGAGAATAGGAGGATACCAACCTTTAACACTAAGTGACTTCCCCGGAAGCATCGCAGCGATAGTATTCACCCAAGGCTGCAGCTTTCGCTGTCCCTTCTGCCACAATGGTGCCCTTCTTCCATATGACGGTGAAGAAGCCTTCGACACTAAAGAGGTTCTATACCGTCTGTGGAAGCGTCGCCAGCACCTCGATGGCGTAGTCATCACTGGCGGCGAGCCCACGATTCATGAAGATTTGACGATGTTTATTTTCGATATCAAGTCTATTGGATTGAAAGTAAAGCTCGACACCAACGGTACAAGACCAGATGTCATTGAGAAGCTGCTATCCGAAGGTCTTCTTGACTATATCGCCATGGACATAAAAGCTCCGCTAGAGAAATATAATGCCCTCGCCGGCGTCGATGTCGATATCGATGCTATCGCAAGAAGCATCGAAATCATCGGCAAGAGCGGCATCGACCACGAATTCAGAACGACGGTAGTGCCTGCGCTGCTTTCTGACGAAGACGTCGCCGCGATACAAAAACTCGTCCCTGAAGGCTCTACCTATAAGCTTCAGGATTTCGACCCTACAAACGCGCTAAACCCAGAATTACGAACGACACAAAACGAGCCGATAGGAGTTTAA